A window from Acinonyx jubatus isolate Ajub_Pintada_27869175 chromosome E1, VMU_Ajub_asm_v1.0, whole genome shotgun sequence encodes these proteins:
- the ZNHIT3 gene encoding zinc finger HIT domain-containing protein 3 isoform X1 → MASLNSSAVVCVICLEKPKYRCPACRVPYCSVGCFRKHKEECNPETRPIERKRSAVTAKTIKPAEDKDDDDSIADFLNSDEEEDRVSLQNLKNLGESAALRSLLLNPHLRQLMVSLDQGDNKEKLMRACMQEPLFVEFADCCLRIVEPSQDEDS, encoded by the exons ATGGCGTCGCTGAATAGTAGCGCTGTCGTCTGCGTGATTTGCTTGGAGAAACCCAAATACCGCTGCCCCGCCTGCCGCGTGCCCTA CTGCTCCGTGGGATGTTTCCGGAAGCACAAAG AGGAGTGCAACCCTGAAACTCGTCCTATTGAGAGAAAAAGATCAGCTGTTACTGCAAAAACTATAAAGCCTGCAGAAGACAAAG ATGATGATGACTCTATAGCTGATTTTCTCAATAGTGATGAGGAAGAGGACAGAGTTTCTTTGCAGAATTTAAAGAATTTAG gGGAGTCTGCAGCATTAAGAAGCCTACTGCTCAATCCACACCTTAGACAGTTGATGGTCAGCCTCGATCAGGGGGATAACAAGGAAAAACTCATGAGGGCCTGCATGCAAGAACCCTTGTTTGTAGAGTTTGCTGACTGCTGTTTACGGATTGTGGAACCATCCCAGGATGAGGATTCTTAA
- the ZNHIT3 gene encoding zinc finger HIT domain-containing protein 3 isoform X2: MASLNSSAVVCVICLEKPKYRCPACRVPYCSVGCFRKHKDDDDSIADFLNSDEEEDRVSLQNLKNLGESAALRSLLLNPHLRQLMVSLDQGDNKEKLMRACMQEPLFVEFADCCLRIVEPSQDEDS; the protein is encoded by the exons ATGGCGTCGCTGAATAGTAGCGCTGTCGTCTGCGTGATTTGCTTGGAGAAACCCAAATACCGCTGCCCCGCCTGCCGCGTGCCCTA CTGCTCCGTGGGATGTTTCCGGAAGCACAAAG ATGATGATGACTCTATAGCTGATTTTCTCAATAGTGATGAGGAAGAGGACAGAGTTTCTTTGCAGAATTTAAAGAATTTAG gGGAGTCTGCAGCATTAAGAAGCCTACTGCTCAATCCACACCTTAGACAGTTGATGGTCAGCCTCGATCAGGGGGATAACAAGGAAAAACTCATGAGGGCCTGCATGCAAGAACCCTTGTTTGTAGAGTTTGCTGACTGCTGTTTACGGATTGTGGAACCATCCCAGGATGAGGATTCTTAA